DNA sequence from the Deltaproteobacteria bacterium HGW-Deltaproteobacteria-2 genome:
TTACACTTGTCCCGCCGAAATACAAAGAGTCCTTCATTGTATCTTTCGCAGATACTTATCTCGCTTCAAAGGAATTTGTTAACAATTTTAAGCGCAATAAAGCCCTTAAGCGTGAGAAGAAACAGGCTGACAAACATAGGCCCAGGAAGAAACGTGGACACTGATTTGTATTAATCATAATACCATGGCGTCAGGAAGAGTAAGACTTTCTTACCTTGCCTGCATCTTCGATAAAACATTTACTCAGATAGGCCGGGTTGTTTGGATTCGAGCATTGCTCTTTCTAACAGAATAATATCACGCCGTTGATATGACGACATGAGTTCCGCGCAAAATAAAAATATCAAAGCGACATAAAATGCCCAAATAACCACAATAACCATGGTTCCCAACGTACCAAAAATTATATCATAACGTGTATAATTGGCTATGTACCAGGTGAAGAACTGCTTGGCAACTTCCATAAGCAGAGCAAACAAAGCGCTACCGACCAAGGCAACGCGGGACCGAATTTTATCCGCGGGGATAACACGATAAAGGAAGTAAAAGAAAATCACTGTAATAAAATATGGAACAGCATAGCGCAACAAAGCTCCGGATATAACACCGAGAGAGATATTAAATCCCTCGGCTATTTCCACGGATTGCTTGACCAGTAGAGTGGCGACATCGCTTATTACCAAACTGACACTGCCGACAATCCATCCTATGGGGATCATCGAAAGAGCCAATAATTTGGAAACAAAATAATTTCGTTTCTTCCGGGAACGAAAAATAATATTCAGCGCTGTTTCCATGGAATTAAAGATCATGGATGAAAGACCTATGAGTCCCAGCACTCCCGCCCACCCGAGCAAATGTTTTTTTCTTTCAATCTGTGCAAGCTGAGTCAGAAGCTTTTCGGAAAAGTAAGGATGAAATGCTCTGATAGCGCCTATTATATCTTCTGAAATATTCGGATAAGAACTGAAAAAATATCCAGCGGCAATAATCGTGAGAATAAAAAGAGGAATTATTGATAGAATTGTATAAAGAGCCATTGCGGCCGCTTGATTGACATCACCGTTAATTCTATAATTTTTCGCCGCATCAACTAAAATATCCCAAATGCCGGTGGCTTTTATTCTAAACGATTCGGAAAACCGGGCGAAGAATGATTTATTTTTCTTTTCTTTAGCCATAAAAATAGTCCAATTTTTTTATATTACAACTTGTAAAATTTTATTGCAATGGTTTGATTACTGCGCTAATTTCCTCCCATGCGTGCATTTCGTGTTTTGTCCATTATATCTCTGATCATCATATCTTTAACCGCCTGCGATAGAAAACCTTCGGCAGATAAAGTTCAACCTTTATCCGACAAACCACCTGCTTATGGCGATATACTGGTCAGAGGTGAAATCGGCGATGCCAGCAACCTGATTCCGCTTCTGGCTTCCGATTCGGCTTCCCATAATATTTCCGGCATGGTTTTCAACGGCCTCGTCAAATACGACAAGGATATGAACATCGTTGGTGATCTGGCTGAATCATGGGACATAACTGACAAAGGCCTGGTTATTACTTTTCATCTGCGCAAAGGTGTAAAATGGCATGACGGTAAACCATTTACCGCCGTTGATGTTCTCTACACTTATCAGGTCACTGTTGACCCGAAAACGCCCACGGCTTATGCGGAAGATTTTAAAATGGTAAAAAAGGCTGAGGCTCTTGACGATTACACTTTCCGTGTAACTTATGGGAAACCTTTCGCTCCGGCACTGATCAGTTGGGGCAGTTCGATCTTGCCCCGACATTTACTATGGGGAAAAGATATTACCAAAAGTCCGCTGGCACGTCATCCTATCGGCACGGGGCCTTACAAATTCAAGGAATGGGTTGCCGGACAGAAAATCGTTCTTGTTTCCAATCCCGATTACTTTGAAGGGCGTCCCTATATCGACGGTCAGATCACGCGGATTATTCCCGATACCGCCACAATGTTTCTGGAATTGCGTGCCCAGAACCTCGGCATGATGGGACTGACACCTCTGCAATACACACGGCAGACAGAAAACAATTTGTTTAAAAATAATTTTAACAAGTATCGCTACCTTAATTTTGCGTATACTTACCTTGGCTACAATCTGAAAAATCCGCTTTTTATCGATAAGCGAGTGCGGCAGGCAATTTCGTATGCCATTAACAAGGATGAAATTATCAGCGGCGTACTGCTGGGACTGGGTAAACCGGCAACCGGCCCTTACAAACATGGCACATGGGCTTACAATGATAACGTTAAAAAATACAATTACGATCCGCAAAAGGCGCGTGAACTGTTGCGTGAGGCAGGGTGGACGAAGTTAAATAGTGAAGGCGTTTTGGAAAAAGACGGCAAACCCTTCGTTTTTGAAATAGTTACCAATCAGGGCAATGAGACAAGGCAGAAATGCGCGGAAATTATTCAGCGGCAGCTTAAGGAAGTCGGCATCACAGTAAAAATCCGTATACTTGAATGGTCGGCCTTTGTGACAGACTTTATCAACAAGCGTCGTTTTGATTCAGTGATTATGGGCTGGACAATTCCGCTTGATCCTGATGCCTATGATGTCTGGCACTCCAGCAAAACAAAGCCGGAAGAACTGAATTTTATCTCCTACAATAATCCGGAAGTGGACAGAATACTGGAAAAGGGACGCACCACCTTCGACCAGAGCCAAAGAAAAAAATATTATGACCGCTTTCAGGAAATTCTAGCGGAGGATCAGCCCTACACGTTTCTCTACGTTCCTGATGCATTGATCATCACACACAACCGTTTTCGGGGCATTGAACCCGCACCCATTGGACTGGAATACAATTTCATCAAATGGTACGTCCCCAAAGATGAACAGAAATACACCATGACCAGATAAGAACTCTCCATGAGGCACTTATTATCAATTATTTTTGTGTCATCTCAAACAAGTGAAACAGGATGATGGATAATTTTGGAAATTTGAATGAAAAACATGAAAAATAAAACCCCCATAGTCATAATTAGCGGCTTTCTCGGAAGTGGAAAAACTACTCTCTTAAAGAGGTTCATCGATTGGGAGTTTGTACGGGGTAATCAACCACAGGTTATAATGAGCGAATTTGGTGATTTTGATATCGATAGCAAAATTATTGCCGACGAACGACTGCAAGTAACTTCAGTTATTGGCGGATGTATTTGCTGCAGTAACCGAGATGAATTATTGGTATCATTACAACGTATAATAGCACAAAACCCCGGAGCACCAGTTTATATTGAAACCACAGGTATTGGTGACCCGGCCGGAGTATTACAGAGTATTAGTTCTGTTCTAAATTCTAATGTTTTAATCAACAAGATTATTGTTGTTTATGACACCAGCCGGCACGGCAACAATCATAGGGACTATGTTCTTATAGAAAAACAACTTATGACTGCTGATATAATTGTTTTAAACAAAACAGACATAGCTTCAATGGATGTGAAAAAAACAGAAACCGATATCGCAACAATTAATCCCACCGCTCAACTGATTAGTGCGGTTGATTGTGACATCGATCTTAATTCTGTGTTAAAAGGCGCCACCTGTTGTTTTGCAGGAAGCAAAGAAACGGTTAACACGGATAATTACCACTCTTTTGCCTTTAAAATAGAAACCAGAATTCTCCGCGATAAATTCGAACAATGGCTTAAGTCGTTACCTGAAGATATAATAAGGCTCAAAGGATTTGTTAGATTTCAATCTGAAAATGGGCTTTTCGAGGTACATTATAGTAGAGGTAACTACCGAATAAAGATTTTTGAAAATACAGAGTGGATGGATGCTACGCTAAGCATCATCAGCCATCCCATTTCTTCAAATGAAATCTTAAAAGGCTTTAAGTCCTGTATCCTGGATTGAGAGGATTCCTGATCACTTTTTTGGTAAAAAATTCTGATGACTGTTTATAAAATAAATTTTCAGTCCATTGGACGCCACAGTGAGTATCTCAACATAGAAATAATCGCCTCAGTCAAGAACTAGAAATTCAGCGCCGCGATGAACTCTCGTTCGAAATCGGGATGACGCACAAGATCGACCTCTTGAATTTTGTCACGCAACAGATAGGAATTGGTTATGAATTCTTTATCAAGACAGGCCCCTTCGGCAGCCTTCAAACTGGTATTGCCTAAAAAATGATATTGTGCCGAGAGAAAATCAGGAATAAATTTCAAACGGCGGAGATTACCTGGTTCAATATTTTGACCAAAAGTGCCGGCAACTATAACGTGTTCAATATCTTCTGGTAAACAACCTACCTCTCTCAATAAAATATTAGCCGCGGCAAGGCTTGCACCTTTGGCCAATTGAACGCTTCTAATATCTGCCTGGGTCAATGCTATATTTCCCCATAAATTAATCTGTTTGCCCTTCGCAGTGTGTTCATATCGCATCGGAGCAGGAAGGATTCTGGTTTCGATCTGGGGATGAAATGATCCACTCGAGGTCAGATGACCAGTCTCAAGGAGAACGGAGAGAAGATCGATGACGGCTGTGCCTGTTATTCCGACAGGCGATCCATTAGGGATCATTTCATATTCCAAGATATCTTGATTCAGCCGAATGTGAATAATGGCTCCTGAATCAGCCGTCATACCACAACTGATATTCATGCCCTCCAGAGCCGGTCCCATGGCACAGGAGGCGGCCGCAATTTGACCCGAGGAATTAATCAGGAACATCTCACCATTGGTTCCCATATCGATAAAAAAAGTATTCCTGCAAAATCCTTCTGTATGGCACAGGGTAAGTCCTCCGACTAAATCGCTGCCCAGGAAAGCGGAAGCAGCCGGCAGAGCCAGCACTTGAGCGTTGGGAAAGATATTATGACTATCGATATCTTCCGGTTTGAATCCATGAAAATCGAGGCGTTGAGCCTGATAGGGATAAATACCCATGGAAGTCACATCCAGGCCGAAAAGAAAATGCAGCATCGTGGTATTGCCCGCTATGATCAATTGCCGTATTCTCTGCGGCGAAAGGTTGACAGACTTGAGGATGTCTACCATGGATGCATAAATGCGTTTGCGTATGATCCGGATTAAATCTCGGAAAACACGCGGCTCATGCGCTGCTGCAATTCTTGAAATGACATCATGACCATATCTTCTTTGGGGGTTAAAAAAACTGTCCAGCAGGTAGCTTTTTTGGTGCAAGGGATCAACCAGCGCGACCTGAATAGTTGTAGTACCAATATCAACTGCCATACCATAATCGGCATGAACATCAAGAGAAGGGCAATGTGCAATGGTAACAGGCGGCTTCTCTTGGACATGAACGCGCGCATTTCCGGTAATCATGGTCTGACAAGCCAGACGATAGCCCGGCTGATCGTGGAGCACTTTTGCTTCCATATCAGTTTTTCCCGAAAGCCGCCCTTCTACTTTAACCTTGCATTTCCCGCAGACTCCTTTACCGCCGCACGGCATAATAAGAGGAACACCTTCATCCACCAAGGCATCTGCCAAGAGCGTGTCCTCGGAAATGTTTACCCTTGTTGCGTCAGGTAGAAGAGTGAGAGTATATGCTTTCATTTCATAATCATCCTTCTTCAATTTTTGATCCCATCATGATTAAGAAGAGCATGCGAGATTTAGTTTTTCGATGCCTGCCGGTCGTATTCATCAACAGCGGCAAAGAAAGCTTCTATACTACTCGTCGGCGTCCCGGGTGGTATATCACAGCCTGAAGACAGCACAAAATTACGGTATTCGGACATACACTCAAGTAGCGCTCTTGTTTTGTCCTTAATTTCTTCGGGAGTTCCTTGTTTGAAAACCGTTGCCGGGTCAAGATTTCCAAAAGCCAGGATGTGTTGCGGAATTTGGGGCATAATATCCGTCATGTTTACGGCATTTCCGAAGTGGAAGCCCTGCGCCCCGGTGGAAAGCATGGTGGGAACGAGTTTTTTCGTATTGCCGCAATTATGAAGAACAACTGTGAAGTTCTCATCTTGTACCGCTGCTACAATTCGGCTGACATAACGCGATGAAAATTCCTCGCACTGCGACGGGGATATGAGGCCCGCGGCCGGTTCAGCAATGAATATGCCTTGAGTGCCGGCAGCCTTATAAGCGTTGGCATAGCTAATCAGAAACTGGGTGCACTTCTCCAGCACTATATGCACCATACCGGGGTTGCTTAAGAGGTTCATAAATATTTTGCTCATTTCTCCCAATCGCCCAGCCAAAGAGAAAGGACCGATATGGCAGCCAAAAACAGGCCTGTCAAGAATGGCTGCAGCAGCGCGCTTTGCCGCATCCAGGTAGACTGCTGTTCGGCCGGCACCTACGTCCGGTATCGTGAGAGCCAATGCTGAGGATTGATCGGATACGAGTTGTCCAATCACCGTGGGAGTTTCGTTCTCGGCATATTTCACCTGAGCGCCAAAGGCCTCGGCCTCGACCGACAGGTCCATGATGGTGACAAAGCCAGCCGAAGGGTAGCGGTCTGCCAGGGCTTGCATGCAGTGCGATTGTTTCTCGCCGTCCTTGACCACATCCAAAACGTTCATGCCTGTCAAGGACAAGCCAACATAAGTCATGATCGGGAAGGCGAGTCTTTTATCGGACCGGATTATGTTTTTCCTCCATTGTTCCATGTTTGTTTTCAATCTATTCCTCCTTATTTAACCGTTTGCCAGTTTGGGTCTGCCGATGGCGGTAGCCTTGATCTCTGTGCCTAAAAAAAATCCTCCACTAGGGACACCATTACCTGAATCAATGATCTGATCCTTACGACTGATATGAACTTGAACAGCGGACGCTCCGGCATACCGTGCATGCTCATCAGCTAAGCTACGTGCTTCTTCAGTAGCATAGGCAATGGCCTCTTCAAAGTTGTCAAAGTCCTGAATGCCGACAGGCAGGTGAACACGAAATCTTTCCGGAGCAAGAGGTTTAATGAAAGCACGTAAGGTTTGCATAACGCTGCCAGCCACGGCACCAACGGCATTAGCGACTTCAGCATGGTCGGGGATAATAAGCTGCGTATGCATCTTTTCGGCAACAGCCGGGAAATAAGTACGTACGGGAGCTCCGATCGCCACCAATGGCCGACGTAAGGTTAAACTCACCCCCATCAAGGTATCGAGATCATCCTGGCCAGCCAATGCTTGATCAACCAGAAGGCGGCCAAGCGAATTTTTACCATTCATGTTCATGTGATACCCTTCGGCCAGGGCGGTAGACACAATTGCCTTCCCTGCTTGTACGGTTATTTGATGTACTACCTTTTGGCAAAGGTCGCGGATCTGCATGATCGACACTGAAGTGCACTTTCCTGCTTGTCGCGCCATGAGTTCGGCTCCCAAATTCGCTCCTTCTAACGACCATTCTTGAATGTACCCCAAGGCGTGCGCGGCATCTGTGGGTGTGAATCCGCTGATCACCACCAGGCCATGCTCAACTAACCGTTCCAAGGCATATGACTTAAGCATGGTCACCTCAGACTCAAGTAGCAAATCCAAAGCTACAGGACCATCTGCCAAAGCTTCCCACACCATAGTCTGAAACGGCGTAAGGTTTTCCCGAGCAACATCCAATGGTCTTTGGCGCAGGGCAAACTGCCCGTCATGAAGCTTGAATGATGCTTGAGACACTTGTTGACGTAAGGCAGCGAGGACTGCCGGATATTGATGGGCCAAAAGACTCAAGGGAACCATGCGGGTAGGACCGAGAAACATATCTCCGGATTTATCCCAGGTAATCTGGCTGTCGCCGCCCAATCCGGACGTGTGCACCGACACAGCCTCCACCATGGTTTTCCATCCGCCGATGATTGCCCCTTCTTCATTAAGTATGGGTTTACCTGCACGGAGGATGGCGATGTCGGTCGTGGTACCTCCCATGTCCGCCACAAAGACATCTTCCATTTTCGATAAGTACCGCGCCCCAACCACGCTCGCGGCCGGACCGGATAGAATTGTCTCCACCGGGTGTTCCAACGCTACGCTAGCCTTTATAAGGGAACCGTCTCCCTTAACTACCATGAGGGGCGCATGGATAGCCTTCTCAGACAACATGTCCTGCACCGCCTGTATGAGTTGTTGCAGTAATGGAATGAGACGGGCATTCAAGACGGTTGTGAGCGCCCGGCGTGGTGCGTTGAGGTTTGAAGTTAGTTCGTGTCCGCAGGTAACCGGCAAACCGGTCAGTTCACGCACCATATTGCGCACGGCCAGTTCATGGCTGGGATTATAGACACCTAAATAACCCGACACGGCAAAAGCTGCCGTATGGCCGGCATGCATAGTAATCGCCTGACGTGCCGCATTCAGATCAAGAGGCCTCTGCTCTTCACCCGTGATGGTATGCCCACCATCTATGAAAACCACCGGGTCGCTTCCCAAGGCCTGGCTAAGTCCCTCACGATCCAAGGCATCCGGTGGATACCCCAGAAGTAACAGGCAGACAGGACATCCTCGTCCTTCAACCACGGCATTAGTTGCTAATGTCGTTGAAAGAGAGACCAGATTGATTTCGGGGGGTGGATCAGGCAAGGCCGCTTCCACAGCGGAACGGATGCCGAGATAGAGATTATGTTTGGTCGTCAGAGACTTACCAAAACCGATAACTCCTTTTTCATCATCAAGCAGGGCGGCATCGGTATAGGTGCCGCCGGTATCAATACCAAGAAGAATAGCCATACACTCTTTGTCTCCGGTTGAATCTATGCATCACACTCTTTGTGATCAGCTGAATGTGCCAGCGATTTTT
Encoded proteins:
- a CDS encoding peptide-binding protein yields the protein MRAFRVLSIISLIIISLTACDRKPSADKVQPLSDKPPAYGDILVRGEIGDASNLIPLLASDSASHNISGMVFNGLVKYDKDMNIVGDLAESWDITDKGLVITFHLRKGVKWHDGKPFTAVDVLYTYQVTVDPKTPTAYAEDFKMVKKAEALDDYTFRVTYGKPFAPALISWGSSILPRHLLWGKDITKSPLARHPIGTGPYKFKEWVAGQKIVLVSNPDYFEGRPYIDGQITRIIPDTATMFLELRAQNLGMMGLTPLQYTRQTENNLFKNNFNKYRYLNFAYTYLGYNLKNPLFIDKRVRQAISYAINKDEIISGVLLGLGKPATGPYKHGTWAYNDNVKKYNYDPQKARELLREAGWTKLNSEGVLEKDGKPFVFEIVTNQGNETRQKCAEIIQRQLKEVGITVKIRILEWSAFVTDFINKRRFDSVIMGWTIPLDPDAYDVWHSSKTKPEELNFISYNNPEVDRILEKGRTTFDQSQRKKYYDRFQEILAEDQPYTFLYVPDALIITHNRFRGIEPAPIGLEYNFIKWYVPKDEQKYTMTR
- a CDS encoding methyltransferase → MEQWRKNIIRSDKRLAFPIMTYVGLSLTGMNVLDVVKDGEKQSHCMQALADRYPSAGFVTIMDLSVEAEAFGAQVKYAENETPTVIGQLVSDQSSALALTIPDVGAGRTAVYLDAAKRAAAAILDRPVFGCHIGPFSLAGRLGEMSKIFMNLLSNPGMVHIVLEKCTQFLISYANAYKAAGTQGIFIAEPAAGLISPSQCEEFSSRYVSRIVAAVQDENFTVVLHNCGNTKKLVPTMLSTGAQGFHFGNAVNMTDIMPQIPQHILAFGNLDPATVFKQGTPEEIKDKTRALLECMSEYRNFVLSSGCDIPPGTPTSSIEAFFAAVDEYDRQASKN